The genomic interval TGCATGGTGACGATTGGTTTATTTTTATGGCTAAAAGTTTCACCTGAGCACACTCAATCTTCCAATGCGTGGCATATGGGTATCGGATCCGTATGCATCGCCCTGAGCACGTCCTGCCGACCAACCTTTATTTTTAGCGCTATTCTTGTTTTACCTATTTTTCTTGATCTCATATGGCGTAAACCGTGGCGCGCGATTGTGCGCGCAACTGCCCTCAATCTAGGCGCAGCCTGTGCGGGGCTTCTTCCAGCTCTATGGTATAACTGGTGGCGTTTTGGTTCTATCTTTGATTTTGGAGCAGGCTATCAAATTACTGTTGCCGATATGCGTCATATCCATGCCTCAACTCTGAGCATTATTCAAGGCATGAGCATATATCTCTTCCAGCCTTTGCAAATAACGAGCGACGCGCCTTATCTTGAGTCACCTTTTCTCTCCACACACACGTGGATTCACCGCGAAAGTATTATCGGCGGCTTCTTTATTTTTACTCCCCTGATTGCTTTCAGCCTTCTCTCATTGTGGAGCCAACACATTCGCGCTCGCCTGAGCAATCATTTCGCGTGGATGTATCCAGGATTAGGATGTGTAACCGGTTTATTCTTATGCTGTGTTGTAACCCTCGGAGGTGGCATTGTATGGCGTTATTTTGTGGACTTTAGCTGGGCTTTTGTTTTCGCTGGAATACCACCTCTTCTAGCTGCGCTTGATATCGCTGAGAATCAACGCACGAACTGGCGTTGGAAGCTTCTTTCATGGGTTATAGCTCTGCTGAGTCTGTATCAGATTATGCTGCTTGTTATGAGTATTTTTGTGCCCAACCGTCTCTCCCCGCTGACTGAATATGCACCAAGCCTGTATGCCACATTTGTTGATGCTCTTACTTTTGGCGGTTAGAATCTTTGTGCTGCACCTGAGTGGAGCTTTTCTCTTCTTTCCATCGGTTAATAGCCATTTCGCTATGCGCCCACACTGTTGTAATAATGACGCTCAAAATAACTCCCAACACTGTTCCTACCAGACGAAATACAGCGTACAGCACACGGCCATCGCCAAATTGAACAAGCATCACCAGCGCTAAGGAAATCATGGTAATTTTCCATGATGCAGCAGGCAGCTGAAAAGCGTAAAAGAGTGCCCCAATAATCAAAATAGCTGCGAATGCGAGAGCAACAAAAATATAAGCATTATTGCCAAGTTTGTCGTCCAGAAACACAACTCCCAAGCCAAAAATACCGCCAAACATGGTGCCAATGAGGCGAGTCCATCCAGCTTTACGGGCTTGTTTACGGTCAATCTGAGTACACACCACTACTGCTGTAGCCATTGATGTGGTCATATAATGGCTTGCGAACAGAGAAACTACTGCCACTACTGCAATTCCTAAAGCCACTTCTACTTCTAAAGTAGTTAGACGCGGCGTATCAATGTGTTCGGTAATTTTATCAAGAGGAGCAAAGACTCTATCACGACGCTTACGTACACTCATTTTCCGTCAATCATGCTTTCAATAACGCTAATAGTATCCTGAATTATTCTGCTAAAAATTTCCGGTTCTGGCAATAATGACACCGCCATATAGCCACTGCTATCACAGTCAAAGAAATAACCGGGAGCACTCAAGGCGTGAATACGGTTTAAGAGTTCAATTCCAACCTCATCATCATCCAAGCTGGATGGCAGACGCAGCATCACACTCCATCCGCCTTCAGAGCGCAAAGGTGTTACTATGCCTTGAGTACGCTGTGCATCCGCCGTGTATTCTAGTAGCCAATTGAGGTTTGTCAAGCATCTGCTGCGTATGCGTTCTGTTTGCTCATCTGCTCGCGCAAGAAGCGACTCAATCTGCTGAGTAATTAGGGAAGACATGGGCAAAAAATCATCGGCAATCATGTCTAGACGTTGCAATGCTTCAGTTTTGTCATTTTCGGGACCGCTCACATAAATCCAGCCGACTTTAGCATCCGCAGCAGCAAGCATCTTTGAAAAACCGTCTATAGTAAAAGTAAGAACTGCATTTTCTCCTACAAAACGCGAGCGCGAGTCGAAAGCTTGTAACGAGAAATCGTAGAAAACTTCATCCGCAATAAGAGCAACTTTATAGCGTTGACATAAAGCTATAATACGTGCCCGTTCCTCAGCTTTAACATATGAGTTCGTGGGATTATTGGGATTAATCAGAATCAGAGCCTTAATAGGATGCTCACTATCAGGTTGATTATAATGATGAAGAGCCTGCTCAATGCTGACGTAATCAATCATCCATGAACCGTCGTAGAGCAGACGATATGGAACTGATTTCACGCCGGTGAGTGCACAAATAGATTCAATGAGCGGATATCCAGGTTGTGGAAAAAGCACGCAATCTCCTGGATCGCATAAAAGCATCATAAGCCATGCGTATGCCTGTGATGTTGAATTAAGAATATAGAGTTGCTGCACGTCCAGTTCGCGACTATATCGCCGCGATAAATAGTTAACAAGCGAGCGCCGCGCTTTAAGATCGCCACGCGGGTCAGCATGGTATATAAAATCCGGACCATGTACGCTTAAGCCAAAATGGGTGGGGTTGGAATCATTGAGGTGAGTCACACTAATGCCCTGTTCTTGTAGCTGCTGTGAGCGTACAGACAGGGCATTTAATGACTGCTCACCTGTGCGATGGGAAAACTGCACAAACGAGTCCTTTGAATGAAGTGTTTAATATTTTATTATGGACGTTTTTATGGAAGCCTTTATGGCGGTTTTATGAGCAACGTAACTACTGGTAGCACACGGGCACATAAACGTACGCCCACATTTTATTGTTGTGTGGATGCGAAGTACGCGGCTCCCACAATTCCTGCATCATTGAGAAGTGCTGCAGGAACAAGTGGCGTTTCAATGTCAATAAATTCAAAGAATTTCTCATGCTTCTTGGATACACCACCACCGACAACAAAAACGTCTGGGCTAAAGTATTTCTCGAGCAGACGGTAGTACTTGGTTAACCGCTTACCCCATTTTTTCCAGGTCAACTCTTTTGCAGAGCGCGCCGAATCAGCAGCATATTTTTCTGCATCTTGACCATCTAATTCTATGTGTCCTAATTCTGTATTAGGCACGAGCACACCGTTCATAATAAGAGCTGTTCCAATACCCGTTCCTAAGGTTGTGGCAATCACAAGGCCTTCAGCACCCTGCGCTGCACCAAACTGTGCTTCCGCTAAACCGGCTGCATCAGCATCATTAACAACATGAACGCGACGTCCCGTATGTTCACTCATAAAAGCATTGAGATCTACGCCCACCCAGGATTGATCTAAATTAGCCATAAAATCAAGCGGACGTCCAGGTTTGACTGGAGCAGGAAAAGCAATGCCAATTGGAGTGCCATCGTGCACATCGTAATGATCCAGAATCTGCTTAACAATAGCAGCTACTGCTTGCGGAGTTGATTCCTCTGGCGTTGGAATGCGTAAACGTTCATCAGCAAACTTACCGTGAATCAGGTCTACTGGAGCACCTTTGATTCCAGATCCGCCGATATCAATTCCAAAGGCTTGTGCTGTATCGATCATGACAACCTCCTTCTGTGGATGGGCGAGATGAACGCTGTTCTCTCTTCGCCCCATTATAATGCAAGTATGAGCACTACGCATTCACAAGTAATTGATGCCATCAACGTTCGCATCTCGAATCGCATTTTTAGTCCTGACCTCATTGAAGAGGGAATTTTACGTCAACTTCTGCAACATATGGATGCCATGAGTGTGGTTTCTGGCATTCGTTTCAGTTTTGTAGAAAATCATCCAGAGCTCTTCGAACGCATTGTGCGTGAACGTGGAGAATTCAAGGGAGCAGCACACGTTATTGTGCTTAGCGGACCTCGCAATGACTTACTCGCTCTAGAAAAAGCAGGCTTCTATGGCGAGCGTTTAATTTTAAGCGCTACCCTTATGGGATTAGCCACAAGTTGGGTGGATCACAGCATTGATTTACCTTTAGCAAGTTCTCTGGCTCAGATTCCTTCTGACGAAGTAGCATATGCTGCTTTGACTGTGGGATATTTTGAAGATCAAGAGCACGTTTTGCAATTATCTTATGAAGCGCGCGCTCAATTACAAGCCACCCATCGTGGCGGACAAAATATGTCTGCATTGGGTGGAGTAACCCCTGAAAGCCCTTCATGGTATGCCAGCGCTATTGAAGCTGTAACCAAAGCACCATTCCCTGCTCATATGCAGCCAATTCGCTTCTTACTCTCTGATGATCAGCGCAGTATGCGAGCATTCATAGATCCTGATTTTTCCTTGGGAACCACTCGCGATTATTTGATTTTAGGAATCGATAAATTACATGCGCAAATTGGAGCGGGAGCTGATGCTCACAATCCTGCATCTGGTGAATGGGAGTGGGGAAACGGCGGCACTTTTCACGTGAAGTAAGCACTACTGAGCGCATACAAGCGGTGCGCTAAGTTGGGTTTATCGGGGAGGCTGATGTTAGCCTCCCCTTGCTATATGAACTTACTTGCGCTATGGAGTATGTATGCTCCTGCCCTATGACCCTGCTAATCGTGCGGATCCTGATGTTCTTAGTGATCCTGCGCGTACTAACTGCAAAGAGTTTAAACCACATCATCTTTTCACAAGTTCGTAAGAATAATTGCGCTCAGACCTGAGCACATGGTATGGTGTTGTCGTACGTTTCAGGGCGAGGCGAAAATCCTCGACTGGCGGTAAAGCCCGCGAGCTGCGCAAGCGGTTGATTTGGTGAAAGTCCAGAGCCAACGGTTACAGTCCGGATGAAGAGAAACAGGAGACGACTATGCCTTCTCGCAAGTCTGATCATGAGAATTCACACAAAACATCTCAACCATATTGGACAAGTCAGCGCATTGCTATTTATGCATTATTTTCTGCTTTAGCTCTTGCTCTGAGCTTTCTTCAAATTCCTATTTTCCCAGCAGCACCATTTTTAAAATATGATCCAAGTGGCATTGTTGTGCTATTAGCTGGTTTTGCTTACGGTCCTTATGCTGCAACTATTATTAGCGTTCTCAGTGCGCTTCCCCACCTCATTACGGACCCTTTGGGTGGTCTCATTCTACTTGCCTGCAGTTTAGCCTTTAGCGTGCCATCTGCATGGATTTATAAAAACCACCGTACCCGCAAGTTTGCGTTAATATCCATGTTTGTGGGCGCTGTATGTTTTATTACTACAGCTCTGGTGTTAAATCTGGCTATTACACCGTTTTACACCGCCACAGATTTTCACACTGTACTAGGTATGCTCTTGCCCTTGCTTCTGCCTTTTAATGTGCTGAAGGCCTTGATTCATTTGGCAATTACGACTGTATGCTATAAGCCTATTACTGGTTTATTAAAAGCTTTTACAGCTTCTCAAGAATCTCAGCGCCGCGTATAAAACTATTCTTATAAAACTATGCGTATAAAACCATGGGACGATGCATCAAAACGCATCGTCGGTTGACTCTTTACTTTTTATCTTGTTGTCCGTTTTAAAGGATGATACTTATGCTTTCGCATTCACCTGATGCTTTTCGATTGCACCACGTCAGCTTTTCTTATCAATCCTCATCCCCCGATGCTGTTGCGGATGTCACCTTAACTATTCCGCGTGGTCAATGGGTTACTCTTATTGGTTCTAACGGTAGCGGTAAAAGTACTTTAGCGCGTATGCTTGCAGCAGTCAGTGCACCTAGTAGCGGAAGTCTTGACGTGCTTGGCACTCAACTCTACGATGAAGAAACAGGCGTGAATCGTCACGCCTATGTTCATGCTCGTCGTCGTGTAGCCTACGTTCCTCAAAATCCCGAAGACTATATTGTAGGCGATACGGTCAAAGACGATGTGGCTTTCGAACCTGAAAATTTAGGCTGGCAACCCGACGATACTGCTCAAGCCGTGTACGAGGCTTTAGAAGATACAGGCATGGTATCTGTGGCTGAACAGAATCCCCTCCATTTATCGGGCGGTCAGCAGCAGCGTGTTGCTATGTCATCAGCTTTAAGTTCGCACCCAGATATTCTTATATTGGATGAACCATTCGCCTATGTTGATAGCAGCGCACGAGAATGCTTATTACACACTCTGCGCACTGCCCATCAGCGCGGAGTGACTATTGTGGTTATCTCTCATCACCAATCACTGGCCAGTTATGGAGATAGAGTTCTCGAAATGAAAAATGGTCGTATTGTGCGCGATGAACCAAGCGCTCAATATAAAGACCATGATGCGCTCCAACCGTGCACTGCAGACAATATTAGGCGTTTAGGTATTCCCGTCAGTACTACTGCTGACGTCAGTCCAGCTTCTCCCCTCCTCACCGTTGATTCTGTGTCTTATAGCTATGAATCATCGTCACCAGTGCTTTCAGATTTCAGTATGACGGTCAATCGTGGCGAATTTGTTACCATTAGTGGACCTAATGGCAGTGGTAAAAGTACGCTACTCAGCTTGTTAGCAGGAACACATAAGCCGACTGCTGGCACTATAGATTTCTCAGGTCAGCGCGTGGGCATCACACTGCAGAAAGTGGACAAGCAGCTCTTTGCTTCTAGCGTCTTTGATGATATAGCTTTTGGTCCGCGCTCCCAAGGACTATCAGAACATGATGTGGAACAGCGTGTGCATGGTATTGCTCATCTTTTGGGGATTACTTCTGCGCTTAATTCTTCAGTATGGAATTTATCGGGCGGGCAGCAACGTTTAGTGGCGTGCGCCGGAGTTGTGGCTATGAATCCTGATGTTCTTATTGTTGACGAGCCAACAGCTGGTTTAGACGCGCAGACAAGCCAGAAAATGCTCTCCCTCTTAGAAACGCTCCATGCTCGCGGCATGACCATTATTATGGTTACTCACGAGCTGCAGTACATCAAGCGTTTAGCAACACGTGCCATAGTTCTTGAACCTCCACAGCCTTCGCAGAAAGATGTCAACTCGCTAGCCACAGTTTCCGCTCCGCATTCTACTTTTGATCCGCGTGCTCTCACTGTATCTACTCTTGCGCTCTTGTTCACGTTCTTTGCAGTGCATTCTCCTGCTCAGCTTGGTCTAGCTGTGACAGCAACATCGGCGTATGTCATCATGTCTCATATTCGCGTACGCAAATTTATACGAGATATAGCGCCTTTTACTGTGTTTATTTGCTGTATGGGTTTATTTAATCTCTTCTTTGATCATTCTGGCGAGACGGTACTAGATACCGGTTTTATTCAGATTACAACGGGCGGATTATGGACCGGTCTTCTTTATGCTGGTCGTTTTACACTTCTCGCTTCTGTGGCAGTATCGTATCTACATATTTTGCCGCCAAATCGTATTTCTGATGCAGTCGAACGCATGTGCGCTCCCCTTACCCGATGGGGAATGCCGATTCATCAATTATCGCTTATGTCGATGCTGTCTGTGCGTTTTCTACCTCTGTTGCGCCGAGATTTTCATGATGTGATGGTCGCTCAAGAATTACGCGGCGCTCAGATTAAGCATGGTTCCTTGCGAAATCGCTTAGAATCTCTTCAAGCGCTCATCGTGCCTGCTTTTGCCCATGCTCTGCGTCATGCCGATAATGTGAGTGTGGCTCTTGATGTACGTGGATATGATCCCGATAATCATAGAGTGCCGTGGCGAGTCATGACCATAACATGGCGTGATTATGTTCTCATGACAGTGTGCGCTCTGTACATTATCACTGTTTGTTCTATGAGTCTTGTCCTCTAAAAAGGCATAACAAAAAGGGCGGTTGTTTTTTAGACAACCGCCCCTCATGTTTTATCTTAGATTATTCTGCGTCAGCTGTAGCAGCGTCCTCAACTGGTTGTGAACCGTCGGCTTGAGATTGAACTGTTTGCTCTTCAGCATCAGTTACATCTTGAGATTCAGCATCTACGAAAGGTGTAGCACTGAAAGTAAATTCGCCTAAAATGCCTTCACCTTCAGAATCCACAGTAATCTGCTCATGATCATGCAAATCTCCCAGAAGAATTTTCTCGGAAATAGCATCCTCAATATCACGCTGAATAACGCGACGCAATGGTCGAGCACCTAAGAGTGGATCGAAACCTTTCTGAGCCAACAAATCCTTAGCCTGATCGGTCAGTTCTACAGACATATGACGTTCGAAGAGACGATCATTCAAACGAGCCACGTCCAGATCCACAATCTGACGAACCTGAGATTCAGTCAACTGCTGGAAGACAATAATGTCGTCCAAACGGTTCAAGAATTCAGGACGGAACTGCCCCTTAAGCTCAGTAGATACCTGATCCTTCATACGCTGATAGGATGTTTCGGTATTGCCACCAATATTGAAACCAGTATTCGCAGCCTGAGAAATCTTGCTGGTACCTAAGTTGGTCGTCAGAATAATAATAGTGTTCTTAAAGTCCACTTTACGTCCCTGACCATCAGTCAAATGACCGTCGTCAAGTACCTGCAACAAGGTGTTGAAAATATCTGGATGTGCCTTTTCAATCTCATCGAAAAGTACCACTGAGAATGGCTTGCGACGAACCTTTTCCGTCAATTCTCCACCCTCATCGTAGCCCACATATCCTGGAGGTGCACCGAAGAGACGAGAAGCAGCATACTTCTCACCAAACTCAGACATATCAATACGAATTAACGCATCCTCATCATCAAAGAGGAACTGAGCCAAACTCTTAGCCAACTCAGTCTTACCCACACCTGTTGGACCTGCAAAGATAAAGGATCCTGACGGACGCTTAGGATCTTTCAAGCCCACACGCGCACGACGAATAGAACGTGACAATGCGGAAACGGCCTCATCCTGACCGATAATGCGCTTGTGAAGTTCAGCTTCCATCGACAACAGCTTTTGTGATTCTTCCTGCGTCAACTTGAAGACTGGAATACCCGTGGTCGAAGAAATTACTTGAGCAATAACTTCTTCATCTACCACCATAGATACATCGGATTCACCTTCACGCCAGGCTTTTTCACGCTCTTTACGCTGAGTTTCCACGCTCTCTTGCTCATCACGCAAAGATGCAGCCTTTTCAAAGTCCTGCTGCGCAATTGCTTCATCTTTCTGAGTCTTCAACTCAGCAATGCGCTTATCCATCTCTTTGAGCTCTGGAGGAGCAGTCAGACGACGAATACGTAAACGAGCACCCGCTTCATCAATCAAATCAATAGCCTTATCTGGCAAATGACGATCTTGAATATAGCGTGCTGACAATTCTGCAGCAGACTGCAAAGCCTTATCCGTAATGGTTACACGATGATGATCCTCATAGTTCTTACGCAGACCTTTAAGGATTTCAATCGTATCGGCAATGCTTGGCTCATTAACCTGGATAGGCTGGAAACGACGCTCTAACGCAGCATCTTTTTCAATGTATTTGCGATACTCGTCCGTTGTGGTAGCTCCAATGGTCTGCAGCTCGCCACGTGCAAGCATAGGCTTAAGCATATCGGAGGCTCCCATAGCTCCGTCAGCTGAACCTGCTCCTACAATAGTGTGAATCTCATCAATGAAAAGAACAACGTCACCGCGAGTTTGGATTTCTTTGAGTACTTTCTTTAAGCGCTCTTCGAAATCGCCACGATAACGCGAACCGGCAATCATCGAACCTAAATCAAGCGAGTAAATCTGCTTATCTTTCAAGGTTTCCGGCACATCACCAGCGACAACTTTTTGAGCTAGCCCCTCAACCACAGCAGTTTTACCCACGCCCGGTTCACCAATGAGCACAGGATTATTCTTTGTACGACGGCTCAGCACAACCATTACACGTTGAATTTCTGCGCTACGCCCAATTACAGGATCGAGCTTACCCTCAAGAGCCTGCTGGGTGAGATTGCGTCCAAACTGATCAAGTAAAGCAGAGCCAGATTGATTCTGCTTATTGGCCACACTACCTGAGTTAGCAAGCTCACCTTGAGCGCTAGAATCATGAGTATCACGAATAGCATCAATAACAGATGTACGCAATTCAGTTAAATCTACGCTCATCTTGACCAGCACCTGCGTGCCCACACCTTCACCCTCGTGAATAAGGCCTAAAAGTATGTGCTCAGTGCCAATATAACTATGCCCTAACTGCAAAGCTTCACGCAATGACAGTTCCAGCACCTGCTTAGCATGAGGAGTAAAAGGAATATGACCAGCCGTAGTGGCATTACCCTTTCCAATCATTTCCTCGACTTGCGCTTTAGTTGCTTCAAACTTCACGCCTTTAGCTTCCAGCGCTTTAGCAGCAACACCCTCGCCTTCACGAATTAGGCCCAAGAGCAAATGCTCCGTACCAATATAATTGTGTTGGAGAGAGCGCGCTTCTTCCTGAGCAAGCACAATAACGCGTCGTGCTCTATCAGTAAAACGTTCAAACATAAAGTCCTCCAATAATTTTCCTAGCATCGATTTTACAGATAAATGTGACGTGGCGCTCATTTTTTCTGCTTTTTACACCGCAGAGCCGAAAACTTGAGTGTATGCGACGCAAGTTCAGCGTGTTTTATGACTTGTCGTTTTCCAACAAGACACGTGTAGTGTGCGGTAGACTAGAGAAAAGGAGGAATCATGACTGACGTAACAACACATACCCCTTCTCCTCTGGGTGAGCTGGCTGTCGGCGTAGACGGCACTGCTGAATCCTTTGCAGCTTTGGAATGGGCAATGAAAGAATCAGTGGTCACAGGTCAGAAAGTTCATGCTATTTATGGATGGACTCATTCATGGAATTTGGGTGATGAGCCAGCCTCTTCTGAAGATTGGCAGCGTGTTCGCACCATTATTAACGCTGATTTACGCCAGTGGGCAGATCAAGCTAGTGAGGGGATTAATTTTGATAAATCACTCTTAAAGCTCACTTCTGTTCACGCTGCTGGCACCACTGCTTTGCTGGATATTGGCGAGCGCGCTCATCAGATTGTAGTCGGTCGACGTACTATGGGCACTGTTGCACGCTGGTTTTTGGGTTCGATGAGTGAAAATCTGGTCTATCAAGCGTCCACACCGGTAACGGTTGTACGCGCGATTAATGATTCCACTATTACGCGTGAACAGCAGCAGTCATCTGTATCTGAAGAAGAACTCTTAGGTTCTGAACATCGATTACCACTGGTTGTGGCCGTGGACGGTTCGCAGCCGAGTGTTCGCGCTTTAGATTTTGCTATTGAATCAGCGCGCGCAGAACATCGCGACATTCATGTGCTCTATGCATGGCAAACGAAAACATTAGGACGCTATATGGAACACGAGCATGCTGTTCCTTCTGTTGAGGAAGGCCAGAGTATTGCTCATCGAGTGCTCAACACTCTCGTAGAGCAAGCTGACATTCCTGCAGATATACGAGTTGTGCAGCATGCTATTCATTCAGCTCCAGCAAAAGCCCTTATTGATGCCTCTCATTACGCTCATCGTATTATTATGGGCTCACGCGGATTAGGTAAGTTTGATCAGCATATACTCGGGTCGGTGAGCCGTAAGCTCTTAGATACCTCGTGGGCTCCGGTCACAATCGTACATTAAATACTAATGGTGGAGATAGCATAAGGTTATCTCCACCATCACTTTATGTCTTTGTCTGATTTTATTCGTCATCAAGATCTGAAGAATCGTGTGTATCCGTATTATCTGTATCGGTATTATCTACGAGATTGTCGGGATCGTCCATATCTTCCAAAATATCAGCTATACCACGCTCTTCAGCACTTGGCTTAACCACACGCGGACGGGACACAATAATAATTTCATCCCCATCATCAACCGTTGGCTCTGGTTGAATCCATAACTGTGATGGTTCTGGCGGATCAATATCAGAATGTTCTCCACACCCATGATCAAGCGATACCACTCGCCCATCATCTTGACTCCACTTATTCGCGCATACGCCAAACATGGTTCCTAATTCGCCTTGAATGTGCACAAAGAAGCCACAGGTTTGACATGTTTTACCAGTTGCCACGCGTGTAGATAAGGATTTAGGCCCGTGCGGACCGCCATACCAACGCTGAGCAGTTTGTGCACGTCCTGCAGGTGAAAGAACTCGTGAACGCGATAATTCAAATTCCTCAACAATCTCGCGGTATTCTTGGCTTTGCTCCACCTGCTCGGCAGAATTAAGCTCTTGGGTTTTTACCGATTCGAGTGCTGACGATTGCGTTTTGCGAAACTCAGGTGCATCGTTTTGCTCAGTGTTTTCCGGAGTTTTCTCTTCCGCCACAGTTGACTGCGTGTCAGTAAGTTCTGCTTGTTCAGGTCGAACTCCCGGCTCTAAACGCTCATCATCTGCTTCCGTTCCCAACACGTCTGTTGGGGAAATATCTGTAGGAAGCAAACGGTCTTTCCAAGGAATCCATTCAGGCGCCAGCAAAGACTGTGAGGTTGG from Alloscardovia omnicolens carries:
- a CDS encoding DUF3027 domain-containing protein, whose translation is MNESSLIPTSQSLLAPEWIPWKDRLLPTDISPTDVLGTEADDERLEPGVRPEQAELTDTQSTVAEEKTPENTEQNDAPEFRKTQSSALESVKTQELNSAEQVEQSQEYREIVEEFELSRSRVLSPAGRAQTAQRWYGGPHGPKSLSTRVATGKTCQTCGFFVHIQGELGTMFGVCANKWSQDDGRVVSLDHGCGEHSDIDPPEPSQLWIQPEPTVDDGDEIIIVSRPRVVKPSAEERGIADILEDMDDPDNLVDNTDTDNTDTHDSSDLDDE